A window from Candidatus Scalindua japonica encodes these proteins:
- a CDS encoding SUMF1/EgtB/PvdO family nonheme iron enzyme — MAIVNILHLSDLHFGIETSKKCSVTALSKRENTLDELIKVLKKTVGTEWRPDIVTISGDIGWSGREKDYIEARKWIEDELLEVLELSVDNLIVCAGNHDINRDETMGMEPPLTHEKADKWLLIENIKKFIEPFKDYNRFCGEFKIPELSISENKYHLIGQREIKGLRFVVLNSAWFCRGDDDRGNLWMGLPQLKVMNAALQLADPEQYDTELITISILHHPPGWLNDYETNSYDERINTFSYISERSHIILCGHVHGAIEEPDRKSNSAYFFKGGATYSGDDYRNNFSIYQVDTKTRSFKRCAFEYNPSRCKWKRDDGKSQSLLKPESRAAVAIADSPKADVLDDEISSYCQKADALHAHLPVAGFVNQLKVPIDIDEIYVPLRAMLNLSGKDEVFANADHAEKRMERDSVEIHLPDAFKEARERNKRKGIVVLGDPGSGKTTHLKRLLLACLREGPEKLNLPPDILPVFLPLRELKDLDKGLDVFIQQQLEGAHLDTKEGFGKRLLDRKNLLFLLDGLDEVADLEKREMVARWIIKSINSRPKCYFVVTCRFAGYSPTVHMNENFLEMYIRPFDNDEVGRFVHNWYKTVEQGLAIDPKQAGEIAREKAERLVERLKESDFRASKVFELTRNPLLLTNICLIHRHRDDLPYKRHKLYEECIAILLEHWRKPKKLKVGVTAQDGSRVLQPVALWLHGEEGRTKAKATELLPHIEPVLKAVGWPGGTAEDFLSTIRDDSGLLTGWDQEHYGFMHLGFQEYLVAREIRSRAFKDKGVLRDLASHFGESWWQEVTLIMLALEDPSLFEDFMEEVVKLPVFASNPSLVDMCLEDAAETSVQPFMDVLNEDPGKDEELWKRQAAALRVVKRLDESALEAVKTCLEKHPFAEINQRFKEYNREESVDSNVVSAKQGGYELIKIPGGSFMMGSPKTEKGRYDDEGPQHEVNVPEFYMGVAPVTNRQYGIFMEENTEVTEPEYWADRRFNQPEQPVVGVSWDDAKKYAEWAGLRLPTEAEWEYACRAGTTTRYYLGDEEGDLERAGWYTVNSSRQSHPVGEKAMNGFGLYDMHGNVWEWVEDDWHEDYNGAPDNGNAWVGKKVGSGRVIRGGSWRNVAQSCRSAFRGDYGPDGRNINLGLRLSRSVAPGS; from the coding sequence ATGGCAATTGTTAACATACTTCATCTTTCTGATTTGCATTTTGGTATTGAAACTTCAAAGAAGTGTTCTGTAACAGCACTGTCAAAGCGTGAGAATACGCTTGATGAATTAATAAAGGTGCTAAAAAAGACAGTTGGTACTGAATGGAGACCAGATATAGTTACGATATCAGGGGATATTGGGTGGAGTGGTCGAGAAAAAGATTATATCGAAGCACGAAAATGGATTGAGGACGAACTACTGGAAGTGCTTGAGTTGAGTGTTGATAATCTTATTGTATGCGCAGGCAACCACGATATTAACAGAGATGAAACAATGGGTATGGAACCACCGCTTACTCATGAAAAAGCTGATAAATGGCTTTTGATAGAAAACATTAAAAAATTTATTGAACCATTTAAAGACTACAATAGATTTTGTGGAGAATTCAAAATCCCAGAATTAAGTATTAGCGAGAACAAGTATCACCTTATTGGGCAGAGAGAGATAAAGGGACTTCGATTTGTAGTACTTAATTCAGCATGGTTTTGCAGAGGAGATGATGACAGAGGTAATTTATGGATGGGCCTGCCTCAACTTAAAGTAATGAATGCTGCATTACAACTTGCTGATCCTGAACAATATGATACCGAACTTATAACTATCTCAATTCTTCACCATCCACCTGGGTGGTTAAACGATTATGAAACCAACAGCTACGATGAACGTATAAATACATTTAGCTATATATCGGAACGAAGCCATATTATTCTTTGCGGTCATGTTCATGGGGCTATAGAGGAACCAGACAGGAAAAGCAATTCAGCATATTTTTTTAAGGGAGGCGCTACATATTCAGGGGATGATTACAGAAATAACTTTTCTATATATCAAGTAGATACAAAAACACGTTCTTTCAAGCGATGTGCTTTTGAGTATAATCCGAGTAGGTGTAAATGGAAAAGAGATGATGGCAAGTCACAGTCACTGCTAAAACCTGAATCTAGAGCTGCCGTAGCAATTGCTGATTCTCCTAAAGCTGATGTCTTGGATGATGAAATAAGTTCCTACTGCCAAAAAGCTGATGCTCTTCACGCTCATTTACCGGTAGCAGGATTTGTTAATCAGTTAAAAGTTCCTATTGATATAGATGAAATTTATGTACCTTTACGTGCCATGTTAAATCTCAGCGGTAAAGATGAAGTATTTGCTAATGCTGATCACGCGGAAAAAAGAATGGAGAGAGATAGTGTTGAAATCCATTTACCAGATGCTTTTAAAGAGGCACGAGAACGTAATAAACGTAAGGGGATCGTTGTTCTTGGTGATCCTGGCTCTGGCAAAACAACTCACTTGAAACGTCTTCTTTTAGCATGCTTAAGAGAAGGCCCTGAGAAACTTAATTTGCCACCAGATATTTTACCTGTTTTTCTTCCTCTTAGAGAATTAAAGGACCTTGACAAGGGCCTGGATGTTTTTATTCAACAACAGCTTGAAGGCGCACATCTTGATACGAAAGAAGGGTTTGGTAAACGGTTGCTTGATAGAAAGAATCTTCTTTTTTTATTAGACGGTTTGGACGAAGTAGCTGACCTGGAAAAGCGTGAAATGGTAGCAAGGTGGATTATAAAATCCATAAATTCACGACCAAAATGTTATTTTGTAGTTACATGTCGTTTCGCGGGCTATAGTCCCACGGTCCACATGAACGAAAATTTTCTTGAGATGTACATACGACCTTTTGACAATGATGAGGTAGGCCGTTTTGTACACAACTGGTATAAGACGGTTGAGCAGGGTTTAGCTATAGATCCGAAACAGGCAGGTGAGATTGCCAGGGAAAAAGCTGAAAGACTGGTAGAGAGACTTAAAGAGTCAGATTTTCGTGCCAGCAAGGTCTTCGAGCTCACACGAAACCCACTACTGCTTACAAACATCTGTCTTATACATCGTCATCGCGACGATCTACCATATAAACGGCATAAGCTGTATGAAGAGTGCATTGCTATACTTTTAGAACACTGGCGTAAACCTAAAAAGTTGAAAGTGGGTGTGACTGCTCAGGATGGAAGCAGGGTACTTCAGCCGGTGGCTTTATGGTTGCATGGAGAAGAGGGCCGTACAAAAGCAAAGGCAACAGAACTACTTCCACATATTGAACCTGTTTTAAAAGCTGTAGGATGGCCTGGAGGTACTGCTGAAGATTTTCTGAGTACCATCCGTGACGATAGCGGTCTGTTGACCGGATGGGACCAGGAGCATTATGGCTTTATGCATCTTGGGTTTCAAGAGTACCTGGTAGCGCGTGAGATTAGGAGCAGGGCTTTTAAGGATAAGGGGGTTTTGCGTGACTTGGCATCACACTTTGGTGAATCGTGGTGGCAGGAGGTCACCCTGATTATGCTGGCCCTTGAAGACCCATCGCTTTTTGAGGATTTTATGGAAGAGGTGGTTAAACTACCAGTGTTTGCCTCAAATCCGAGTCTGGTGGACATGTGCCTTGAGGACGCGGCTGAGACTTCAGTTCAACCATTTATGGATGTCCTTAATGAGGACCCGGGCAAAGATGAAGAACTATGGAAGCGGCAGGCTGCCGCGCTTCGGGTTGTTAAACGTCTGGACGAATCAGCATTAGAGGCGGTTAAAACCTGTTTGGAAAAACACCCATTTGCCGAGATAAACCAAAGATTCAAAGAGTACAACCGGGAGGAAAGTGTTGATAGTAATGTTGTGTCGGCTAAACAGGGAGGGTATGAACTTATCAAAATACCGGGAGGGTCCTTTATGATGGGATCTCCGAAAACAGAAAAAGGTCGTTATGATGATGAAGGCCCGCAGCATGAGGTCAATGTACCGGAATTTTACATGGGAGTAGCTCCGGTTACAAACAGGCAGTATGGTATTTTTATGGAAGAAAACACGGAAGTAACTGAACCTGAATACTGGGCCGATCGTCGATTCAACCAACCGGAACAGCCGGTAGTTGGAGTAAGCTGGGATGACGCGAAAAAGTATGCTGAATGGGCGGGACTGCGGCTGCCAACTGAGGCGGAGTGGGAGTATGCTTGCCGGGCCGGGACAACTACTCGTTATTATCTGGGTGACGAAGAGGGTGATCTTGAAAGGGCTGGTTGGTATACAGTTAATTCAAGCAGACAATCCCATCCTGTGGGAGAAAAAGCAATGAATGGGTTTGGCTTGTACGATATGCATGGTAATGTATGGGAGTGGGTAGAGGATGATTGGCATGAGGACTATAATGGAGCTCCTGATAACGGTAATGCCTGGGTTGGTAAGAAAGTGGGCTCCGGCCGTGTGATTCGCGGCGGCAGCTGGCGCAATGTCGCGCAGAGCTGCCGGTCGGCTTTTCGTGGCGACTACGGGCCAGACGGCCGCAACATCAACTTGGGCCTCCGCCTCTCCAGGTCTGTTGCCCCTGGCTCTTGA
- a CDS encoding thiamine pyrophosphate-binding protein, translating to MFKSEEFVQKLIDSGFDFFTGVPCSIIGNVINNLTERHDVTYVPAVREDAAVGVASGAYMAGKMPVVLMQNSGLGQCLNTLTSLNLIYKLPCLLIVTWRGFEGKDAPEHLVMGRTCAKLLDLVEIPYFTFNPDNIRSFINHAHNLIVENSGPVALFLKKGVID from the coding sequence ATGTTTAAATCTGAAGAGTTTGTACAGAAATTGATAGACAGCGGCTTTGACTTTTTTACAGGTGTTCCCTGTTCTATTATTGGAAATGTGATTAATAATCTTACAGAGAGGCATGACGTTACATATGTACCAGCGGTAAGAGAAGATGCCGCAGTCGGGGTTGCAAGCGGAGCATATATGGCCGGAAAGATGCCCGTGGTCTTGATGCAAAACTCCGGACTTGGACAATGTTTAAATACCCTGACTTCTTTAAACCTGATTTACAAACTTCCCTGTCTGTTGATAGTCACATGGCGAGGGTTTGAAGGAAAGGATGCGCCTGAACATCTCGTGATGGGCAGGACATGCGCAAAACTCCTTGATCTGGTCGAGATACCGTACTTTACCTTTAATCCGGACAATATCAGGTCCTTCATTAATCATGCGCATAATTTGATTGTTGAGAACAGTGGCCCGGTAGCTCTTTTTCTCAAAAAAGGGGTAATTGATTGA
- a CDS encoding nicotinate phosphoribosyltransferase: MKKNTGKPKSLFLDDANTCISTDLYQLTMIAGYFEHGINHKSTFELFVRDLPERRSYLIAAGLEQAVHYIANISFTAEYVKYLKELPVFKNVSNKFFNYLEDFSFKGDLYAVPEGTVIFANEPIIRVTASMIEAQIIETYLLSIINYQTLIASKASRVVFAADGRKVIDFGTRRAHGPQAGVLAARACYIGGCVGTSNVLAARELGIPPIGTVAHSWIMAYGDEYESFQDFHNVFPDNTVLLIDTYDTIKGAKLATKIGMKLKGVRLDSGNITLLSKRVRRILDEAGLGHVKITASSDLNEYKIAQMLAKGACIDSFGVGTEMVTSKDTPALGGVYKLVEQEIKGKVVPKMKLSKEKETYPSKKQIYRFLNKRGLYKKDIIGLVDEEFDAEELLQPIMKKGKLVYKIPTVKQIQKTVEKNMSRLPKKFKDLNCKTAYPVTISRRLKKVMEKIKSGHIAF, translated from the coding sequence ATGAAAAAAAATACCGGAAAGCCAAAATCACTCTTTTTAGATGATGCAAACACCTGCATCTCTACTGACCTCTATCAGTTGACCATGATTGCAGGTTATTTTGAACATGGGATAAACCATAAATCAACGTTTGAACTGTTTGTCAGAGACTTGCCGGAAAGACGTTCGTACCTTATTGCCGCAGGTCTTGAACAGGCGGTTCACTATATTGCAAATATAAGCTTTACGGCCGAGTATGTGAAATACCTTAAGGAGCTTCCCGTTTTCAAAAATGTAAGTAACAAGTTTTTTAATTATCTTGAAGATTTTAGTTTCAAAGGAGATCTCTATGCTGTCCCTGAAGGTACTGTGATTTTCGCGAATGAACCCATTATAAGGGTGACTGCTTCAATGATTGAGGCCCAGATAATCGAGACGTATCTTCTCTCAATAATAAATTATCAGACACTTATTGCCTCCAAGGCGTCAAGGGTAGTGTTTGCTGCTGATGGCAGGAAGGTAATTGATTTCGGGACAAGACGAGCGCACGGCCCACAGGCTGGCGTATTGGCTGCCAGGGCGTGTTATATAGGCGGGTGCGTTGGCACTTCTAATGTTCTAGCGGCCCGCGAGCTGGGGATACCTCCAATAGGTACTGTCGCCCATTCATGGATTATGGCCTATGGTGATGAATACGAATCGTTCCAAGACTTCCACAATGTTTTTCCGGATAACACGGTCCTTTTGATTGATACCTACGATACAATTAAAGGCGCTAAACTGGCCACAAAGATCGGGATGAAGTTGAAAGGTGTCAGGCTGGACAGCGGTAATATAACACTTCTAAGTAAAAGAGTAAGGAGAATTCTGGATGAAGCAGGTCTCGGTCACGTAAAGATTACGGCAAGCAGTGACCTTAATGAATACAAAATTGCCCAGATGCTTGCTAAAGGTGCGTGCATTGACTCCTTTGGTGTCGGCACAGAGATGGTTACGTCAAAAGACACACCTGCGCTTGGCGGCGTCTATAAACTGGTTGAGCAGGAGATCAAAGGCAAGGTGGTACCAAAGATGAAATTAAGTAAAGAGAAGGAGACATATCCGTCAAAAAAACAGATCTATCGTTTTCTTAACAAGAGAGGTTTGTATAAAAAAGACATAATTGGCTTGGTAGATGAAGAGTTTGATGCCGAGGAGCTATTACAGCCCATTATGAAAAAAGGCAAACTCGTCTATAAAATACCAACCGTCAAACAAATACAGAAAACGGTAGAAAAGAATATGTCCAGATTACCGAAAAAGTTTAAGGACCTGAATTGTAAAACAGCCTATCCGGTGACAATCAGTAGAAGATTAAAGAAGGTCATGGAAAAAATAAAATCGGGGCACATTGCATTTTAA
- a CDS encoding HRDC domain-containing protein, whose amino-acid sequence MKLKIFTFRFCENTGGFNDDKLQLFSMEKEIIEFAEHFFTFEKRPYLTVFLSYRDKPSGSTNKGVRKQDPRSELDEHEKLLYDVVRKWRAARATQEGIPPYMIANNKQVASMVKLKVRSKKDFDAVEGFGEAKISRYAEDIIKTLVGHQEPDSDEKREIKEGED is encoded by the coding sequence TTGAAACTCAAGATATTTACATTCAGGTTTTGTGAAAACACGGGTGGATTCAATGATGACAAACTTCAACTGTTTTCTATGGAAAAAGAGATAATCGAATTCGCGGAACATTTCTTTACATTTGAAAAACGACCCTATTTAACGGTATTTCTCTCTTATCGTGATAAGCCATCTGGTAGCACGAATAAGGGTGTTCGCAAGCAAGATCCCAGAAGTGAACTGGATGAGCATGAAAAGCTGCTTTACGATGTTGTAAGAAAGTGGCGGGCCGCGCGCGCTACACAGGAGGGTATACCTCCATACATGATTGCCAATAACAAGCAGGTTGCCAGTATGGTTAAATTGAAAGTAAGGAGTAAAAAAGATTTTGACGCGGTTGAAGGGTTTGGTGAGGCTAAGATTTCCAGATACGCGGAAGATATAATCAAAACCCTGGTTGGGCATCAGGAGCCTGATTCAGATGAAAAACGAGAGATAAAAGAAGGAGAGGATTAG
- a CDS encoding SUMF1/EgtB/PvdO family nonheme iron enzyme gives MGGLFSFLALKARGKRGSNRVIRGGSWNNDAQSCRSAYRNNNEPDNRNNNLGFRLSSSRKRLDVMRLRIRRPRHSLTNAPDLFRHKPDK, from the coding sequence TTGGGGGGGCTATTTTCTTTCTTAGCCCTTAAGGCCAGGGGCAAAAGGGGCTCCAACCGTGTGATTCGCGGCGGCAGCTGGAACAATGACGCGCAGAGCTGCCGGTCGGCTTATCGTAACAACAACGAGCCAGACAACCGCAACAACAACTTGGGCTTCCGCCTCTCCAGTTCAAGGAAACGACTAGATGTGATGCGTCTACGGATTCGTCGCCCGCGTCATTCCCTGACCAACGCCCCGGACCTGTTCCGGCACAAACCGGACAAATAA
- a CDS encoding SUMF1/EgtB/PvdO family nonheme iron enzyme, with protein sequence MAMMEGLIGSVIFEIVKGAGTAGWKEAKHSSKVLRILNAVGLKPEKPDPNFDSVYAHTLVAYGVDQPEEILKFFNRKEIKRAFEEAFRTNDISMLESEADTFVEWNRLGDELRDSGVELRLEFARLSLVFNEMVDRTRTPVQTVDGHKLDEIIRLIKDGSLGEIRECFSKELLPDYLRSVAAENSRIDIKGIFSRSGSGRQAINFPIEEIYTPLKTSHSRKEDACHLDMEKARAGERVPLTDLLSTNSRLLIVGDPGGGKTTFMKLIAGVLAKDALGMEKPGRLDHLGLSLDKPAPVPVFIRLAALADTLKENTAYVSCGESWRKLIQVMENIYGKTKATLLKEKMDNGGCALLLDGLDEVAENYVRDLIVDIVNSILSHWGKNLIVISSRPFGYHDIADIETITTAHIDAFGKKEIIEFLDRWCRALFQSGDGTSLSEYLPALQEAIVDSAPIRKLARNPVMLTYLCVVHWNERKLPHGKADLLAAVLRWLLNAREENRQKRGYTNVFAEECFKVLAMAMTCSNDGKQVIVDLSQAAEQLNIPFSDIKGIDDNDRVRREGMRFLEEEMLASGIIEKYGPGRLRFWHLNFQEHFTARALVDRSDEEWWDLVAPQLFNPQWREVLDHLAGCLAWTGVYRLHMLVKNILAAVDYGDLSSLARSVGVLGRLLRILEVYDYKPPTRLGWEKAQTEVMDIFTVNGAKQVSAQQRIDAAEALGQAGDHRLKLDPDMLPIPDYEGVELGKYLVTVVEYQRFVDNEGYHDHRFWEDSWDIKQKGGWEGPDNWDEQLDYPNRPVIHVSWYEVRAYCSWLSEQTGDEYRLPSEREWKAAAHNSEGEYPWGNTEPDDEMLNFNENVGRPTPVGIYPAGAAPGGHLDMAGNVWEWCEDDWHSEEKSGPDDSSAWVDEPRGSGRVIRGGSWSNDAQSCRSAYRYRYEPDDRNISLGFRLSRSFSLDP encoded by the coding sequence ATGGCAATGATGGAAGGTCTTATTGGAAGTGTGATTTTTGAAATAGTCAAAGGGGCCGGCACTGCCGGTTGGAAAGAGGCTAAACACAGCAGTAAAGTTCTGAGGATACTTAATGCCGTTGGTCTCAAGCCTGAAAAGCCGGATCCAAACTTTGATTCTGTCTATGCCCATACTCTGGTTGCATACGGTGTTGATCAGCCGGAAGAGATCTTGAAGTTTTTCAATCGTAAAGAGATAAAGAGGGCGTTTGAAGAAGCTTTTAGAACAAATGATATTTCTATGTTGGAGAGTGAGGCGGACACTTTTGTTGAGTGGAATAGGCTAGGTGATGAGTTGCGTGATTCAGGTGTTGAACTTCGCCTTGAGTTTGCCCGTCTTTCCCTTGTCTTCAACGAGATGGTTGACCGGACCCGGACCCCTGTACAGACAGTTGATGGGCATAAGCTGGATGAGATAATTCGGCTTATTAAAGATGGAAGTCTTGGCGAGATCAGAGAGTGCTTCAGTAAAGAGTTGCTTCCGGATTATCTAAGATCAGTCGCTGCCGAAAACAGCAGGATAGATATTAAGGGAATATTCTCCCGCTCCGGTTCCGGCAGGCAGGCGATCAACTTCCCTATTGAAGAGATCTACACACCTTTAAAGACAAGTCATTCCAGGAAGGAAGATGCATGTCACCTGGATATGGAGAAGGCGCGTGCGGGTGAGCGTGTACCACTTACGGATTTGCTGTCAACAAACAGTCGTCTGTTGATTGTGGGTGATCCAGGAGGTGGTAAGACAACGTTTATGAAGCTTATCGCTGGTGTATTGGCAAAGGACGCGTTAGGCATGGAAAAACCTGGTCGTCTGGACCACCTTGGATTGTCCTTAGATAAGCCAGCGCCAGTTCCGGTTTTTATAAGGCTTGCCGCTCTTGCTGACACTTTAAAAGAAAATACGGCGTACGTTTCGTGCGGAGAATCCTGGCGTAAGCTTATTCAGGTGATGGAAAATATTTATGGTAAGACAAAGGCTACACTGCTGAAAGAAAAGATGGACAACGGAGGATGTGCTTTACTGTTAGATGGTCTGGATGAAGTGGCGGAAAACTATGTCAGAGACCTGATAGTGGATATTGTAAATTCAATCCTCAGCCACTGGGGTAAAAATTTGATTGTCATAAGCTCACGTCCATTCGGTTACCATGATATCGCGGATATTGAGACAATTACTACGGCACATATCGATGCCTTTGGTAAAAAGGAGATAATAGAGTTTCTGGACAGGTGGTGTCGTGCCCTTTTTCAGTCTGGAGATGGAACAAGCCTCTCTGAATATTTGCCGGCGCTTCAAGAGGCGATTGTTGACTCAGCGCCTATCCGTAAACTGGCGCGTAACCCGGTTATGCTAACCTATCTTTGTGTGGTCCACTGGAATGAACGTAAACTTCCTCATGGAAAAGCTGATTTGCTGGCTGCTGTATTAAGGTGGCTGCTGAACGCGCGTGAGGAGAACCGTCAAAAAAGGGGTTATACAAATGTCTTTGCTGAGGAGTGTTTTAAGGTCCTTGCTATGGCTATGACTTGCAGCAATGATGGTAAGCAGGTGATTGTAGACCTGTCGCAGGCAGCGGAACAGCTTAATATCCCCTTTTCGGACATTAAGGGTATTGATGATAATGATCGTGTTCGTCGGGAGGGAATGCGGTTTCTGGAAGAGGAGATGCTCGCCAGTGGAATTATAGAGAAGTATGGCCCTGGACGGTTGAGATTCTGGCATCTCAATTTCCAGGAACACTTCACCGCGCGTGCCCTTGTTGATAGGAGTGATGAGGAGTGGTGGGATTTAGTTGCTCCTCAGTTGTTTAATCCTCAATGGAGAGAGGTGTTGGATCATTTGGCAGGGTGCCTGGCATGGACTGGTGTATACAGGCTTCATATGCTGGTAAAAAATATCCTGGCCGCAGTGGACTATGGTGATCTTTCTTCATTGGCCCGTTCTGTAGGTGTTCTGGGACGGTTGTTGCGTATCCTTGAAGTATACGATTACAAGCCACCAACACGTCTTGGATGGGAAAAAGCACAAACTGAAGTGATGGATATTTTTACTGTTAACGGTGCAAAACAAGTGTCTGCACAGCAGCGCATAGACGCAGCGGAAGCTTTAGGTCAGGCAGGTGATCACCGATTAAAGTTAGATCCGGATATGTTACCAATACCTGACTATGAAGGAGTGGAACTGGGAAAATACCTGGTAACTGTTGTTGAATATCAACGTTTTGTAGATAATGAAGGATACCATGATCATCGTTTCTGGGAAGATAGTTGGGATATTAAACAGAAAGGTGGCTGGGAAGGGCCGGACAATTGGGATGAGCAGCTGGATTATCCTAATAGACCAGTGATACATGTTTCCTGGTATGAGGTACGTGCTTACTGCTCCTGGCTGAGTGAACAGACTGGAGATGAATACAGATTGCCTTCTGAAAGAGAGTGGAAGGCTGCTGCTCATAATTCTGAAGGGGAGTATCCCTGGGGTAATACTGAGCCGGATGATGAAATGCTAAATTTTAATGAAAACGTTGGTAGACCAACACCTGTTGGGATCTATCCGGCAGGCGCCGCACCCGGTGGTCATCTTGATATGGCAGGTAATGTCTGGGAGTGGTGTGAGGATGACTGGCATAGCGAAGAAAAGAGTGGACCTGATGATAGCAGTGCCTGGGTTGATGAACCAAGGGGCTCCGGCCGTGTGATTCGCGGCGGCAGCTGGAGCAATGACGCGCAGAGCTGCCGGTCGGCTTATCGTTACCGCTACGAGCCGGACGACCGCAACATCAGCTTGGGCTTCCGCCTCTCCAGGTCCTTTTCCCTTGATCCTTGA
- a CDS encoding reverse transcriptase/maturase family protein, producing the protein MKRYGYLFEHVCSFKNLILSAHEAARGKKSKPAIADFLFNLENEIIDIEQELLEKRYNPRPYSTFMVHDPKVRMICAADFRDRVVHHAVCSAIGPIFERSLIFDTYACRIAKGSHRAIKRAQYFSRRYHYFLKLDVRKFFDTIDHKILKNMVRRKIKDDDLLRLIDTFIDHPVPWTEPGRGIPIGNLTSQHFANFYLSGLDHYVKEQLQIEGYIRYMDDSVLFADEKYTLWDAKNRIESYLSSELGLKLKGNSVIVAPGSQGLSFLGFRIFPGIIRIQRQGWRRFRRKVQRRNEDLANDMLDIEEWTDSMQSMTGHLRNAATRNLRDAFFKGCGRK; encoded by the coding sequence ATGAAACGATATGGTTACCTGTTTGAGCATGTGTGCTCCTTTAAAAACCTGATATTGTCAGCGCATGAAGCGGCAAGAGGGAAAAAGAGTAAACCGGCGATTGCCGACTTTCTCTTTAATCTTGAGAATGAGATTATAGATATTGAGCAGGAGCTATTAGAGAAGAGGTATAATCCGCGTCCGTACAGTACATTTATGGTGCACGATCCCAAGGTACGTATGATCTGTGCCGCTGACTTCAGGGACAGGGTCGTTCACCATGCTGTCTGTTCCGCGATAGGGCCAATCTTTGAACGTTCATTAATTTTTGATACCTATGCTTGCCGTATTGCTAAGGGTTCACATCGAGCTATAAAACGCGCTCAATATTTTTCCAGACGATACCACTACTTCTTAAAACTGGATGTCAGAAAATTTTTTGATACAATAGACCACAAAATACTAAAGAACATGGTTCGCCGTAAGATTAAGGATGATGATCTTCTCCGGTTGATTGACACCTTCATCGACCATCCGGTACCATGGACAGAACCCGGGAGAGGGATTCCTATCGGCAATCTGACCAGTCAGCATTTTGCTAACTTTTATCTATCTGGTTTGGATCATTATGTAAAAGAGCAGTTACAAATTGAGGGATACATACGTTATATGGATGACAGTGTTCTGTTTGCCGATGAGAAGTATACTTTGTGGGATGCAAAGAATAGAATTGAAAGTTATTTAAGCAGTGAGCTTGGTTTAAAGCTAAAGGGGAATTCGGTAATCGTTGCTCCTGGATCTCAGGGCTTGTCATTTTTAGGCTTCAGGATATTTCCAGGTATCATACGGATACAGCGCCAGGGATGGCGTAGATTCAGAAGAAAGGTACAGAGGCGAAATGAAGATTTGGCAAATGATATGCTTGATATTGAAGAGTGGACTGATTCAATGCAGAGTATGACAGGCCATCTCAGGAATGCGGCAACACGCAATCTGCGTGACGCGTTCTTTAAGGGTTGCGGAAGAAAATAA
- the avd gene encoding diversity-generating retroelement protein Avd, which translates to MENEIPLFGHWYEFVKWLLDKTEKFPRKARFTFSNRIDNLVLDIMEWIVDARYSKKKKESLRRIDLGISRLRIHLRLCHDKRYLDNKGYEFASKQIIEAGKMVGGWRKQQGW; encoded by the coding sequence GTGGAAAATGAGATACCTCTTTTTGGACACTGGTATGAATTTGTAAAATGGTTGTTAGACAAAACTGAAAAATTTCCCAGGAAAGCAAGGTTTACATTTAGTAACCGTATAGACAATCTAGTACTTGATATTATGGAATGGATCGTAGATGCTCGTTATAGTAAAAAGAAGAAGGAGTCCCTGCGTCGTATTGATCTTGGTATATCAAGGTTGAGGATACATCTTCGTTTGTGCCACGACAAACGTTATCTGGATAATAAGGGATATGAGTTCGCTTCAAAACAGATAATCGAGGCAGGTAAAATGGTGGGAGGTTGGCGTAAACAGCAGGGGTGGTAG